The nucleotide window GCGGGCCACGCGCAGCATTTCCTGAATAGCGCGAAGATGGAATTCTGCCGACAGGTGGGCGCTATACAGAAACAGAAAATGCGACGATAAGGCGATCTCGAATTCTCCGTCATTGAAGGGAAGCGACGGGAGCTCTCCGGCGACATATCTTTCCTCGCGCTTTCCTGTCTCGAAATCCGATAGGAATGAGTTCATCGCGGACATGCGCACATGACCGAGATCTTCAATGGAAGGGATGGCCTTCCAAACGTAGTCGGTCTGGTTCTTGCGCATCTGATCCATCACGGTTTCATAGGTTTCGGAAATGCGCTTCCGAATCTGCGCGGTACCGAACT belongs to Candidatus Methylomirabilota bacterium and includes:
- a CDS encoding SAM-dependent methyltransferase yields the protein MCYRAPAVIASDQRERGNVVSVDPIYEFGTAQIRKRISETYETVMDQMRKNQTDYVWKAIPSIEDLGHVRMSAMNSFLSDFETGKREERYVAGELPSLPFNDGEFEIALSSHFLFLYSAHLSAEFHLRAIQEMLRVAREVRIFPLLTLDGKPSPHHDFVARRLADHGFNIVTKHVAYEFQRGGNEMLLIGKSPAAGAT